A genome region from Erigeron canadensis isolate Cc75 chromosome 3, C_canadensis_v1, whole genome shotgun sequence includes the following:
- the LOC122592166 gene encoding uncharacterized protein LOC122592166: MNQGGNVSQRPKSKDPGWKYNKWEFPNDKNYVRCNFCGFISKAGICRAKQHQIGGNGNVKKCVKVPDDVKTELIEDVERQKAKKNNDDYQDLAIDLEDGGYGDDEPDKDEAVENQNTQNKRARVEKPTSSRSNVKGPLDFLVTKGNNDTKYVPLKVP, encoded by the coding sequence ATGAATCAAGGTGGTAATGTTTCTCAACGTCCTAAATCCAAAGACCCTGGGTGGAAGTACAACAAGTGGGAATTTCCTAATGACAAAAATTATGTTCGTTGCAATTTTTGCGGGTTTATTAGCAAAGCGGGAATTTGTAGGGCTAAACAACATCAGATAGGAGGTAACGGAAATGTTAAGAAGTGTGTAAAGGTCCCAGATGATGTTAAAACTGAGCTTATTGAAGACGTTGAACGacaaaaagcaaagaaaaataATGATGACTACCAAGATTTGGCCATTGATCTCGAAGATGGTGGATATGGAGATGATGAACCTGATAAGGACGAGGCTGTTGAGAACCAGAATACTCAGAACAAAAGAGCCCGAGTGGAGAAACCAACTAGTAGCAGGTCTAATGTGAAAGGACCGTTAGATTTTTTGGTGACCAAAGGTAACAATGACACAAAGTATGTGCCACTAAAAGTTCCTTAA
- the LOC122594629 gene encoding flavonol sulfotransferase-like produces MTEEDGDYRLHDVPLFLDRYKDRFTTFPKEKGWMTDDLYMYQGFWFQSGNGLSIMTAIAAQDQFKPLPSDIYLATLQKCGTTWLKALVFAIVNRNHNYQINGSDSSNPLLFINPHKLVPDIEIEVIRMNPTYAEGHSPRLFSTHTPYTSLPENIVNFGCRIVYMCRDPKDVLVSLFYFANKLRDTSRGLMTIEEAFEMFSKGISPGGPYWEHMKGYRKASLENPSKILFLTYENMKSDTVNNVKNLADFLGYPFTEEEKSRGVMEEIVSLCSFEKLSAVNKHGDLVLGMPNNVFFREGKVGDWTNYLTLEMGQILDHITNKEFHGLDISF; encoded by the coding sequence ATGACAGAGGAAGATGGTGATTACCGACTGCACGACGTGCCCCTCTTTCTAGATAGATACAAGGATAGGTTCACAACTTTTCCAAAGGAGAAAGGTTGGATGACTGATGACCTATACATGTATCAAGGCTTTTGGTTCCAATCTGGTAACGGGCTCTCAATTATGACTGCCATCGCAGCACAAGACCAGTTTAAACCTCTTCCAAGTGATATCTACTTGGCTACATTGCAAAAGTGTGGCACAACATGGCTCAAGGCTCTTGTGTTTGCCATAGTAAACAGAAACCATAATTACCAAATTAACGGATCAGATTCCAGTAACCCTTTACTCTTCATTAATCCTCACAAACTTGTGCCCGACATCGAAATTGAAGTCATACGAATGAATCCTACTTATGCCGAGGGTCATTCACCCCGTCTCTTTTCTACCCATACACCTTACACTTCACTCCCCGAGAACATTGTTAATTTTGGTTGTCGCATAGTTTACATGTGTAGAGACCCTAAAGACGTTTTAGTTTCCTTGTTTTACTTTGCAAACAAGCTAAGAGACACGTCGCGTGGTCTAATGACAATTGAGGAGGCATTCGAGATGTTCAGTAAAGGTATCAGTCCAGGTGGACCGTATTGGGAGCATATGAAAGGGTATCGTAAGGCCAGTTTAGAAAATCCAtctaagattttatttttgacatACGAGAACATGAAATCGGATACTGTGAATAATGTGAAGAATCTTGCGGACTTCTTGGGCTACCCTTTCACTGAAGAGGAAAAGTCCCGTGGGGTGATGGAAGAGATTGTGAGCTTATGCAGTTTTGAAAAGTTGAGTGCGGTCAATAAGCATGGTGATTTAGTCCTTGGTATGCCAAATAATGTGTTCTTTCGGGAAGGTAAAGTTGGAGACTGGACCAATTATCTCACACTTGAAATGGGCCAAATTTTGGATCACATTACCAACAAAGAGTTCCACGGTTTGGATATTTCTTTCTAA